GGGAACCTGGCGCACGTGAGGAACACGTGCTTCCTATTTTCCGGAATTTACGGAGAAATTCGAAACAAAATGAATAATGCACTTGCCATTACGATTTTACTTGCTGTTTAGATATACCTATATtcatttttaagtattttatatatattgtaGGATCTTGACTTTTATAGGAGAATTCAATTAAACTAACTAAAAGACAAGCAATTTACCTTACTCACggcaaataatttcaaataattttacataattttaagaaaatatacatataaaataCGTTGTATACCCCAATATTTTAGCTAGATAGATATGATTTTTGCATTCATATAATGCACTAAATTCTATGATTAGTAAATCAACAATCAAACTTTAGGGATCAATGGTTAAGAATTGTTAAATAATTTACTTGAAAAAACTTGTTTCGATTCGACTTTGcctaaacataattaagaaAGAGATTTGAGATATTTTCGGTAGCGAACGGGCTAGAAGAACGAGATTGGGATTTGTGTCTTTACTCTATTCGTTCATTTGAGAGGATAAGATTGTACGTCATTAAATAGGACGGGATCTCTTTGGATAAAAAGAAGCATCAAAAGCAAGGGACAAGCAGAGGCAAACAAGAAGAGAGGGGAAGGACTAAACCCTGGACAGGAATAGCACAAACCCAGTAAACAAACACGACAGCAACGACTCACGCATCGAGCGAGAGGGACGACTTCGCTGCAAGAAGTCTCGAAATGGTGGCAGGGATAATAAATATGGTATCACGACCCATTGACCGTTTCCTGCTACGACTCTCTCTATTTTATATTTAGCCCTCTGTGGATTTCTCGTGAATTCTCGCTTCAACTCTTTTTAGCTCTTGAACCTGCGAATTGTGCTGTGTgaacttaaaaggaaagaagaattttgggttttgatctGCTTCGGTGGGAGTGGAGCAGCCTTGGTTATGGCGGAGGGGTTTATACGCTTTATGAATTTTGAGAAGGCGATCTTAAACTTAACCGGCATGCGCAGCTGATTCGGAGGGTATTGTGTCCTTGGTTATTGGGGGATTGGTGATGAAAGGAATGCCTGAGAGGGGGTGCTGTTTCGTGCCATGAAGTTTGCTTCTTTGAAACTTGATAGCTCGAGGCAGAGGCTATCGTGTGTTGATTTTGATGCGTAGATTTAGGTCTAGTGAAGAACAAAGTTCAAATCTCTTAAGAACTAATAATGGGTTTCTTGAAAATGTAGATAGGATTATACAAGAAAGTCCTGATATATGCGGACCCCCTGCAGGAGCTGTGCGTATCAAACTGAAAATTTGCTTCCGACTTTCTTGCCCGGCTTCGTCACTGATGGCGTCAGCTGCTGTCTTCCATGACATCTGCCTGATCATTGCGTTGCGCTATTTCACTGAGGTTATCGGTTAGCGACTGATTCCGCGCATTAATGACCTCAAGAAGGCTATGTGGGGTTCGGTGACGATGGTTGAAAGATAGAATTCTTCTCGTTGGCCCTCGTTCAATGTCCAGATGGGCAGCaggattttggattttttggtaaCATTGATGTGTAAATTGTGAGAGATTTGACCAGTTTGAGTTTTgtactttgaattttccatgGCAGCTCTAATCCAGGAAGCAACAAAAGCACCTAACAGCCCTTGCTCTCCTCTTTTGTCAAGATTCCATCAAATTGACCTCTTCTAGTGGCGTCTCGGATAGAGGTTGACACGAAGGCAACTTGATCTCCAAGGACCCCATTTTGCAGGCAAAGCAAGTCAAATTTTTGCCTATGATACgcatttgattttcttgatttcaaCTGGCCAGTGGAAGAGAAGAGGGAAGACCAGTTCCTCTGTCAGAAACGTATGAAAGTCCCAAGCGCTAGTTAAGATCCTCAACGCGGCACAGTTGGTTTGAAAATTCAGTCACTAACATAAAGAATTTCTACAGCGTACAAGTCAAAGGAAAAGCACGTCCTACATCTAAATATTCAATCGCTACTGGTAAGAATTTCTACGCCtttcaagtcaaaacaaaagcATCTCTAGCATCTTTCAGCTTCCGTTATTATTCGTCATCTGCCCAAGGAAAAGGAAGGCAGAAAAAATAGTCTTGCAACTGGTTGAAGTTGAGCTGCGGATTCGGCTTCTTATCATGCCCTCTCCTTGGGTCTCCTAGCCTGAGTTTCTAGCAGTTAGGCTGTCCCCGCCTTGCGCAGCCTCGATCATGACCAATTCAGTTGCTCCCAATCCCACAGCGGTTGCTGTGTTCCGCTCTCAGGTCCCCGGCGTTCGTTGGGTCGAGCCTGAGCTTCATCCGGCAAATTGCGGTTACTAGGCCCTGCAGACCTTTCCGCCGCCTCGAGCGGGCGGCGATCGAATGCACGGAAACTTCCTGATATCACGTACACTCGGCACAAGGTGAATTCGTGCCGCAGCTGTGGACGGAAAGAAAAAAGCGAAGCCGTTAGTGGGCTCGAAAGCCAGGATCTTGCCGGGAAGATGCTTCTTAGAGACTATGCTCTGCTTTTGGAAGTGAAAACAATAAAGTATTATTTGAAAGACTGCTTTCTATTCTCTAATCCGTTCCCACTTTCGTTGACTGCTATTCGAGGAAAGCGATGCAAGACCAAAAGCACTTTgcctttaaaaaataaatctgaGAATTGCTTTCGCGTTCagttttttttaaggaaaagtaATTCAAGAACACTGTCGCTCGGGCATCTTCGAGAGAACAAAGCACAAACAAACCGCAGACCTTAGGAATGGCAATGTTTGAAGTATTGGCCTCTTCTTGAATGGCCCTGTACTCGTTCATCTTCCATTTCGTTTTCCTCCCCGTCGGCGCTTTCCCCCTGTAGAACACCATGGTCTTCTTCACCCCGATCACCTTGTTATCCGACGAGTACACGTACCCCGGCGACCCCGTGGCCTTCCAGTACCCGGAGGCCGTGGTGCGGTTCGGCCTCCCTCCCCGCGCCTCCCTCTCCTGCCTCGGCGCGAAGAAGAACCACTGCTCGGTGTCCCTGTGGCACAGCTGCCCCGCGAGACCTGCAATCATCATTACCATCACGGCGAAAACCGAAATGAGCACGCcccataaaataaatttaaaagaaaaaaaaaaacagaggccCCCTCGCCATTCTGCGAGCGAAGCAATAGATCAGAAAAGACCCGAGGGGATCGAGCATACTCGGGAGCTGCCAGGGGTCGATGTCGTAGACGTCGAGGACGGGCACCGCGCGGTGCATGTCCTGCCTCAGCCCCTCGAGCTGGTTGCGCAGGTAGAACGAGACGAGCTCCTCCTCGGTCGGGTAGAAGCGGTAGCCCAGCGGAAGCTCCCCCATCTTGCTCCTGGTCGCACgccaattgattgatgttctgGTCAGTACCTGCTAGACTTGCATGAATAAAGGAGGAGTACGGTACTCAAAAGGGTCGATGCGAGTGAGAGACAGACAGAGGGACAGGCTGCAGAGGTTATATAGAGGAGAGGGCAGGGGTGGATGGTGGGGAGGAGGCGTTTGGGGATTGGCGGAAACTTTCACGCGGTTACGTGGAAGAAAAAGGGGACTATGCTCTGCCTTTGTGTCCAATAGGCAAAATCGCTCCGTACCTTTCTCATTTATCTATCTATGCTAGGGCCAAAAAAGCGAGAGGAGGCCCGTATGCATCACACCCGAGCGCCCCACGCCTTTTGAACAAGTCAGCTTCTAGTCCTTTAGCCGGTGCTTGCTGGTGTCGCATTCTCTACAAGGGCGAGATCCCCCCCAAACCTACTCATTGAAATAAGTACTCTATTTTTTAGAACTCAGGACATAAATTGCATATCCTGGAATCTGAAATTTGAAATCCACCCCCATCACAAGTTTCGCGATCGATTCAGATTTCACATGTATTATATTAATTAAACGATTATAACAAATTATCGCATTTAATGACCACCATTTGCTGCTCCaatttattgacaataatttattaataaagcAAAATTTTTAGTCATGAAAAGAAGCTTAAACTAAATACTCATGATTGAATCTATGAAATATCGTAAGATCGCACGAagacataaattaataaaagtgcattttttttatttatttcaaattctaGATTACAGATTTCGAGTTCCATCCATCCATAATTTGGAACCTAATTGTTAAAaaaagttcctcaatttttggaacttgaaacatACCCTACATACCTTGAAACTTAAAATCAAACAGATTTGTATTAGTCCGGTTCTCAAGTTCCAAGTTTTAACATTAAACCATTCTCACCTCTAATGTTCCGTCTCTGATACAACTTCCTTTTTTTCGGTTGTCGAGTTAATTGAATGATAGGGAAGCTCAATAAGTGTTTAGATTCTCCTGAAGCGCAATGTTGTCATCTACCCGAGAGAATTGCCAAGAACCATGGATTCTCTTGCTTTGTCTAACAACGATGAATACGCTAATTCCAGGTTGATCTCAATGATTGATTAAGTTCTGCGGAATTCGTGCCGTGCTCTAGTATATTTCAAGGCATTCTTGAGCCGAGATGGAATTACGAGACCGATCTCGATACGTAGTTAGGCTTAACTTCCGGCGAGAAGGAAGGAATATTCAAAATTAGGCTTTTGCAATATCAAGAGTATCTCACCGGGGGAAGGCTTTACGACGCGGGGTGGTTCTTTTcctgttattttcttttctagttcaTTCCCTTTTGAGTACGATACTCTTTGTTTTAGGTGTTTCCTTCCGAAAGTGGATTATATCGTGCTCTCGAGCATTTTGCTCGATGCTATATTTAGGTAATAAGTCTCTCTTACTTTAAAAGGTAAGTTGATAGGCAAATGGTTGTGCATATACAAATAGCATATGAGCCTTGTCAACACACTACACGTGCGAAATAAATTTGGGCTGAGTACAAAAATCTAATACCAGAagtttaaattgataaataaagATATATCGTATTTATATAAAGAGCATATAAAACCAAACAGGTGGCAGAGTACGTTTTGAGCTTCAATGACGATAAAAATcgcatttttaattattcttaccttaccaaaaaaaatcgcattttttaagctagagagagagagagagtacgctTTAAGCTCCAATGACGATAAAAATGGCATTTTTaagctctagagagagagagagagagagagagcggggtAGGCAGGGCAGGAACGCGGAAACGGAGCTGAACTCTTTTTAGTAAATGGTTTAGTTTTCTGTTATGGAGGCCGTACAGACGCCCCCACCCAAAAGGTCAAAGCACGTGTGGGTTGGCCCCGATCCTCTCCCAAGTCCCAAGAGAAAAATCCTCGATTCCAATTTTGCCCCCGTCTTCTTATTCTTAATATCTTATTTCGCGGGGAAAACACAGAAGGCCAAATTAGAATTGCACGATCGAGCTATGCAACACATGAACAGCACTGTAACGATGATGGACCGATCCATGTAAAAGCGTAGTCGAAATCTCATTCTTTGTATGAAAGCGTGGCCTTTGTGACTTTCGGCGACGAAATGCTAAAATGGTATGAATTAATTCGGCAAAAAGGCATTTGAAATTCCTATTCACGAACACGTTATGTATATTGtatctttgatttctttttttttcttttttttttataactaaaaGGGCGTAGAGCGGCAATTCCTAAACTTATTCTCGACTAGAGAGTCCTAGGCAAAacgaagaaaaaatgaaaataaagtaaGGCTTGCTCGTCAATACCTGTTCAATGTTTTGCTATTACTTTTGCAAAAATCCCCTCCTAGATCGTCAAATGATTGCTAGTCAATACAAAAACGACATTACCCAATTCCGAATCCAAGGCCCTCTTCAAAATTCCGCCGATTCATCCGTGATTACCTATTAAGACCATAAAAAGTATCAAGtcttcaaaatttcacaatttcacCTGTCGTTATCTCGTCAAGACCCTAATAAGTACAAGCAAGCACTACGGTCATCTTCTTGTGGGCGCAATACCGGTATTTAGAAGAGCTCGATGGCGAATTCGGGAAATCAAAGAATGTGGAGAATCTTGTGGAAAATGGGTTTTGTAATGATGAGGAGAGcaaggatgaagaggaggagagaatGCAAATTGGGGGAAAAGACTTAAAAAAAGGATGGTACATTCCCACAAACCCTCCGCCAGGAAACAAAATTCTCCAGTGCATTGAGGATAATAATCATCACCGTTGTCGCTCTCACTGAGAGGCCACTAAATACTGCGCTTCAGTGGAGACACATCGTTCGTTAACTCCTCCTTGAGCAAGTCCAACTTGATAGTGGGCGAGGACTTTGTAATCTCTATTGTGTCTCCTTCAGTCTCcatttatcttttgaaaaaaaacagATTAAAGCTCTTAAAAGACTCTGAATTACATCCGCCATGACGAATTTACGGTAAACCTCATTTTTTCTGTtaatacaaaaaatctcaaactatatCTTTGTAACACAGTGACCTTTCTCCGTTAAAGTTCTATCGATgagaattattaaaaatctaCATACACAGATATCATACCGCAAGCGGTGTTGACAAGGCACCCGTATGACTCAAGTGAAATAAAAGCAACGTTGTTTTGTCGGAAAAATGATATAACAGAACTTCCCAAAACATGTCATAATAGGcatagtttggaattttttgtgacttttcccCCTCGAtagatgatttgaaaaatattttcataaaatgacCACCTATACCCCCTTAAATAATTCAtcgataaaaaatattttatttctaataaaatttcgtgaacaattgaaatattattttttataagtgatacaaattgtaattttttaaaaagtatttttaaatcattaatttttgatgaaataaacaaaacttcatatttttttgggtcaatattacgaaaaatccaaaacttgtatatccatgacaaatttacttgatattgatttcctttaaatttttcatCGAATTATTGAGTTGGATGATGCGTAATAGTTGggatttcattttatatttatcacatatatattaatttaatatttttcgtgatattaattaagttttctAGATAATTAATTGGGCATGAGTCGTCTTCACCTCCGCATGGACGAGACCGAGTCTCGGGGGAcagaaagattgaaaaaaaaaaaagagaggaaaaaagtgGGTATGCTAAAGGACAAACATTGCCAGCCGTTCGTCTCTTTCTTGTCTTAATAAGGAGACGCGCATGCGCTTGGAATCGTGCATCGCGTCGAAAAtcccttttctttaaatattattttctgtGGCTGCTTATTATTTTTGAGTTGTTAAAATGAAATTCGAGAATATCGTGGGGGATTTTACTCGTTCCGCTCCGCGTTTGCTTCGTTTTCAGACAGTGGGAGAgaatcttttcatttatttaatatttctttattttgttggtcatatttaatatttctttattgACTTGTCCTTTGTATTAAAGATTTGTTGACCCTTGAAAGTCGCTTGACCTTAGATGTCACAAGGGGTTGGGGGAGAATTGCGTGGATTTTGGATCCCACCCAAAATGATCCTGTCTTGTCCTCTCTACGACAAGGTTTTACTCAGATTTTGTCCATTTATTTTGACAAAGGATCGCTCTTTTTTATCCCCATATCTAAAtatggctttttcttttttaaattccaaataaagaattaaaataccctattttctcaaaagtggataatatttcaactaaatgcCCAAAATGCCctaattttctttctaataaagAATAAAACGATATGAAATGtcctcattttctttcaaataatgGCATGAAATAATCATATcagtttcaaataaaagcctaaacTTATTCGCTAGTGAAgggcaatttcttcttttttcttacttacttgttctttcttttcatttttttcataaaaaatattttaaaaaaactaaaacttaaaaagtaagaagaaaaatttaggCAGGAGGGCTTGTGGTTGCTGCCTTATCGACAGTGGGGTGACAATGATGGCTAGCGGGGTCGCCAACCTGTAGGTAAGGGCCGACGACCCTCACCAGAAACAAGAGAGGGTAGCGACCCTCTCTcgatttgggcgagggtcgtCAACCCTCACCTAGTTCCCCGGAGcccatatttttcctttttcctttttaatttttaatctagcttaatttaaattgtatttggaCGAAAAGATCTTTGATCGATTATAATTTTTGCCGATAGACGAGTTAGTGAGGTTAGATTCTTATctaaaataatcataatcacTTCAGACTCttctttgagattgatatgacaatttcaagtctttatttgaaataagatttacTCCATACTCTTATCTGATAAAATGAGGCATTCATACCTTTTTTTGGAATTAtccccccactctctctctctctctctctctctcttaatagtaattttgaatttgaatggagtgaaattaggaaaacatactctcttaaaagaaaaaaatgcaggaAAGATGGATGGATCTGTTCGTGCACAATTGGATTTGTCCCTGTGCCGTGCTGTTGATGTGTATAGTCACGACAAGAAAAACGTATGGATAGATTTGAATTTCTCGTGGTTTATATTCGACCAGGAGCCTCTTTTCCATTTTCGCGGTTCGGGAAGCTGTGATTACCGTTATACCCTTTCGAGTTTCCTCTTTTGGATTCGAAAGCGCGGAATCTTTTCTCCTTTGATTTCTCGAATGGCCTAAACATACCGATTTAAGGATATTTACGTGGGGACACACGATTTTTGTCAATGAGCAACACATACTTTGACGACCCCCCCCTTTCAATCCGAGTGAAACAGGGACTGTGAAAAGGGTTTTGgtcctcttttcctctccctccttGTCGCGGTTAACGCAGCGTCAACCCCGCCATCGATTCCGTGTCAAGAAACTAAGCAAGCCATCATCATTTTTCTCGACCGCGAACCCAGTCAATCTTGGCCCCCGCCGCGCCTCTCTGCAAAGCTGGATCCAGAGCGGATCCATGCGGCCTATTGGACGTTCATTTCCGCCCTTTTCCCCTCCATGTAGACCAAATCCAACCCTCGCTCTCTCtttgcccttttctttcttatcaTAACGACAATCCTCCTCGAGGGGGCAGGCGACAGTCGCCTAGATTTAAACCTCGCCCGTCATGACCATGGACTGTGCTCCGCACGCAGGGCCCACGTGAGCAACAGCTAAGATAGACCCGATTtggcttcttttttaatttcccaTCGAGAAAGAGACACGTCCTCAAGCACATCGTGCTATGTCGGAACGGCAT
The nucleotide sequence above comes from Eucalyptus grandis isolate ANBG69807.140 chromosome 2, ASM1654582v1, whole genome shotgun sequence. Encoded proteins:
- the LOC120290371 gene encoding NAC domain-containing protein 90-like produces the protein MGELPLGYRFYPTEEELVSFYLRNQLEGLRQDMHRAVPVLDVYDIDPWQLPSLAGQLCHRDTEQWFFFAPRQEREARGGRPNRTTASGYWKATGSPGYVYSSDNKVIGVKKTMVFYRGKAPTGRKTKWKMNEYRAIQEEANTSNIAIPKLRHEFTLCRVYVISGSFRAFDRRPLEAAERSAGPSNRNLPDEAQARPNERRGPESGTQQPLWDWEQLNWS